The Lichenihabitans psoromatis genomic interval GGCTTTTACGCCTTGAGTGATCGATGTGACTTCAACGAACAGTCAGGGCGACTCATGTCTCTCCGCGTTTCGGGCAAGAACCTTCAGATCGGCGAAGCACTTCAGGAGCATGCGCGCTCGAAAGTGGCAGCCGTTTTCGATCGCTACGTTGAAAGTGCCATCAACGGACATGTGACGGTCGAGCCGGAAGGCTCAGGCTATCGGTGCGAGATGATCCTGCACCTCGATTCGGGCATGACGCTCCATGCCGAGGGCCGCGCGCAGGAGCCCTACGCGAGCTTCGACCAAGCCAATCATCGCATCGAGACACGTCTGCGACGGTATAAGCGTCGCCTTAAGGGACGTCATTCCGTCGTCGATGAGATGCCCCGCGAGCCGATGATTGCCGATTACATGATCGAAGCGCCGGACGCCGACGAGGAGGAGCCGCAGGGTTTCGTGCCCATCGTTGTGGCGGAAGGGCGGGCCCCCTTCAAAACATTGTCGGTCGCGGCGGCCGTGACCGAACTCGATCTGTTGGGCGCGCCTGTGCTGGTGTTTCGCCACTCTGGAAACGACAACGTCAATATCGTCTATCGCAGAGCCGATGGGCATATCGGTTGGATCGATCCGTCCAGCCTGTCGGTTGCGCCTTAAACCGGGGAGACCATCGCGGTCTAGGCCGATGGATCAGGGGAGACCTCGACCGCGTTGACGTGCTACAGCGACGCGCGACGTGGGCCGAAGCCTCATACGAGCCACATGTCGTGCCTGGCCCGTATGTCCGCTGTCGAGCCACAAAGACGAAATTGGATTGTATGCCATCATGGCTTTGACCGACCTCATATCCGCCGCCGCGATCATCCCGGCACTGCGAGCCAATACCAAGAAAACGGCTTTGCAGGACTTGAGCGAGCGGGCCGCCACCGTGTCCGGCCTTCCGGCGCGCGACATTTACGATGCCGTTCTCCAGCGAGAGAAGCTCGGGTCGACCGGCGTTGGGAAAGGCGTGGCGATCCCGCATGGCAAGTTGGCGACCTGTGGCAAAATCTTCGGCGTCTTTGCTCGTTTGGAGCGCCCGATCGAATTCGATGCACTTGATGGCGAGCCGGTCGATCTCGCTTTCCTTCTGGTCGCGCCAGAAAGCGCCGGCGCCGATCATCTCAAGGCTCTCGCCAAGATCGCGCGGGTCCTTCGCGAGCCGCATGTCACGACCAAGCTTCGCGCCGCCCGCGACGCCGCCAGTATCTATGCGATCATCATGAGCGACGATCTCGCGGCCTCGCACGCGGCATAGCAGACGCTTGCTGGGACGGGGCCCGCGATCGTCTCGCCCTAGTCTGTCCCGAGTGCGCCCTTAGCGCCAAGCCAACCGGTCGTAATCCAGCGCATAGCCTTCCGGGAACGTCGCGATGGCGGACATGCCATCGAGCACGGATTCGCCATGGGTCACGAGCCTTGTCGGAATTCGCTGGGCCAGCGCTTCGACCGGCGCCTTGGCCTCGAAGGATTGACGGAAGCTCACGGGATCCAGCAGATCGGTGATCCGGGGCAGAATGCCTCCCGCCAACGTCACGCCGCCGGTCGCCTTGAAAGTGATAGCGATGTCGCCGGCGAAGCGGGCCACGAGGCGCCAATAGGCCGCCAGGGTCTCGGCCTCATCCGACATGCGGTTGACCAGCGCCATCGCGGTGATCTGGGCCGGTGTCTCAGACGCGATCGTCCGGCCGACCGCGGCCATCCGCGCACGATGTACACGCTCGATGCCGATGCCCGACAAAACGCTTTCGGTCGTGATGCGGCCATGCGCCCGCTCGAGATAGGGCCAGAACCGTGCCTCTTCTTCGGTTTCAGGCGCAAAACCGATGTGACAGGCCTCGCTGGCAAGCGCCACATAGCGACCACCGGTCTCGATCAGACAGCCGATGCCGAGCCCCGTCCCCGGACCGAGGATCGCTCGGGGCCCCTTCTCCTGGACCAGAGCCGGCCCGATCTGCAGCACCCACTCGGGTTGCAGAGCCGGAAGCGACAGAGCC includes:
- a CDS encoding glucokinase; protein product: MEFPFPVVVCDVGGTNCRVAVKMHPEAPTETIAMLKTGDFEGLGEAVAFASTTAGLVPKSVIACGAGPVEGRQLKLTNAPWIIDGPAIAARLGLVQGLLLNDFEAQALSLPALQPEWVLQIGPALVQEKGPRAILGPGTGLGIGCLIETGGRYVALASEACHIGFAPETEEEARFWPYLERAHGRITTESVLSGIGIERVHRARMAAVGRTIASETPAQITAMALVNRMSDEAETLAAYWRLVARFAGDIAITFKATGGVTLAGGILPRITDLLDPVSFRQSFEAKAPVEALAQRIPTRLVTHGESVLDGMSAIATFPEGYALDYDRLAWR
- the ptsN gene encoding PTS IIA-like nitrogen regulatory protein PtsN; amino-acid sequence: MALTDLISAAAIIPALRANTKKTALQDLSERAATVSGLPARDIYDAVLQREKLGSTGVGKGVAIPHGKLATCGKIFGVFARLERPIEFDALDGEPVDLAFLLVAPESAGADHLKALAKIARVLREPHVTTKLRAARDAASIYAIIMSDDLAASHAA
- the hpf gene encoding ribosome hibernation-promoting factor, HPF/YfiA family, with amino-acid sequence MSLRVSGKNLQIGEALQEHARSKVAAVFDRYVESAINGHVTVEPEGSGYRCEMILHLDSGMTLHAEGRAQEPYASFDQANHRIETRLRRYKRRLKGRHSVVDEMPREPMIADYMIEAPDADEEEPQGFVPIVVAEGRAPFKTLSVAAAVTELDLLGAPVLVFRHSGNDNVNIVYRRADGHIGWIDPSSLSVAP